TTTGGGTCTCGTCGTCTTGGTGCTCGCGCTCGCCGGGAACTTCGTTTACTGGGCCATCAATTCGGTGGTGAATCAGGGCATGGGAATTTCGCCCGTGTTGCGATTGCTCTTGCTTTCGGCGCCGGGTTTCGCCGCTCTGGGAATTCCGGTCGGCGTTATTCTCGCGGTGTGTCTGGTGCTTAACCGCGCGGTACGCGATAACGAGGTTGTTGCCTTGCGCGCGGGCGGCGTCTCGATTCCGCGCATTCTGGCTCCGTTTCTGGTGATGTCGCTTTTTGCGTCGTTCGCCGATTGGCTGGTTATCGAAAAAGTCGCGCCACGCTCCAACGAGATGGCCGAAAAAACTCTCGCCACCTTGATGTCGCGCTCGGTCGCGCCGCTGATAGAAAGCGATAAGTACTTTCGCGTCGGCAACTATTATTTTTACGTTGGCTCGGTGCAAAATGGCGTCTTGCGAAACGTCATGGTTTATGAGCGCGAAACGGGAAATCTGGGTGCGTTCGCTCCAACGGTTTTTCCGGTCGTCCGCATTGCCAAAAGCGCACGCGAGAATCCGAAGGTTGCGAACGAATGGGTTTTAGAAGGTGTGATTCAACATATTTACAACCCCGATGGCAGTCAGTTGTCTGAAGCACGCATCGACCGCGTGGCGATTTCGGTCGGCCAAGAACTTTCTAACTACTGGGCAACGCAAAAATCGCCGTTCACCATGACCGGCACCGAGCTATCGCAGAAAATCAACGACCTGAAAAGTTCGGCTTTCGACCAGAATAAATTGCGCGAATGGACAGTCGATTATCACCGGCGTTATTCGCTG
The sequence above is drawn from the Abditibacteriaceae bacterium genome and encodes:
- a CDS encoding LptF/LptG family permease encodes the protein MTQAPPLESPVSQSAFSPSRPHHWRRIFLFDLAYAREMLMPMFLGLVVLVLALAGNFVYWAINSVVNQGMGISPVLRLLLLSAPGFAALGIPVGVILAVCLVLNRAVRDNEVVALRAGGVSIPRILAPFLVMSLFASFADWLVIEKVAPRSNEMAEKTLATLMSRSVAPLIESDKYFRVGNYYFYVGSVQNGVLRNVMVYERETGNLGAFAPTVFPVVRIAKSARENPKVANEWVLEGVIQHIYNPDGSQLSEARIDRVAISVGQELSNYWATQKSPFTMTGTELSQKINDLKSSAFDQNKLREWTVDYHRRYSLPFGCFVMALLAAPLALRFARQGSFAGLVLAFGLGFFWQGFDGWFRALGIAGYIPPVPAAWLTNALFIFAGLVLLRRER